One Lottiidibacillus patelloidae DNA segment encodes these proteins:
- the mqnC gene encoding cyclic dehypoxanthinyl futalosine synthase, with protein sequence MSIDHILERAVNGERISYEDAVELYKSDEVEKMGAAADKIMKKWHPEPITTFVIGRNINYTNVCDTYCRFCAFYRAPGSDEGYVLDDELIMKKIQETIDVDGTEILMQGGTNPNLPFSYYTDLLKKIKKNFPEITMHSFSPAEIWKMVEVSGLSLEEVLRQLKEAGLDSLPGGGAEILDERTRSRVSKIKNTWQEWMECMKTAKKVGMHGTATMVIGLGETIEERALHLQRVRDAQDETECFLAFISWTFQPDNTNMKGEKITPRGYLKNLAISRIFLDNIPNFQSSWVTMGPEVGKQSLSYGCNDFGSTMMEENVVSAAGTTHKVNTNLILQLIREAGKVPAQRDTKYNTLRVFEEAEKVDKDFVIQN encoded by the coding sequence ATGAGTATCGATCATATATTAGAACGCGCAGTCAATGGAGAACGCATTTCCTATGAAGATGCCGTTGAATTATATAAAAGTGATGAAGTAGAAAAAATGGGTGCTGCAGCTGATAAAATTATGAAGAAATGGCATCCAGAACCGATAACGACATTTGTTATTGGACGAAACATAAATTATACAAATGTTTGTGATACGTATTGTCGTTTTTGTGCATTTTATCGAGCGCCAGGCTCAGATGAAGGGTATGTACTTGACGATGAGTTAATCATGAAAAAGATCCAGGAAACAATTGATGTTGATGGTACGGAAATATTAATGCAAGGTGGGACAAACCCGAACTTGCCATTTTCTTATTACACAGACTTATTAAAGAAGATTAAAAAGAACTTCCCTGAAATTACGATGCATTCCTTTTCACCAGCTGAAATTTGGAAAATGGTTGAAGTGTCAGGTCTTTCTTTAGAAGAAGTACTTCGTCAGTTAAAAGAAGCGGGGCTTGATTCCCTTCCTGGCGGTGGTGCTGAAATTCTTGATGAACGTACGAGATCACGTGTTAGTAAAATTAAAAATACGTGGCAAGAATGGATGGAGTGCATGAAGACGGCGAAAAAAGTCGGTATGCACGGCACTGCAACAATGGTTATTGGACTTGGCGAAACGATTGAAGAGCGTGCATTGCATTTACAGCGCGTACGTGATGCGCAAGATGAGACAGAATGTTTCTTAGCGTTTATTTCATGGACATTCCAACCAGATAACACGAACATGAAAGGCGAGAAAATTACGCCAAGAGGCTATTTGAAAAACTTAGCGATCTCTCGTATTTTCCTTGATAATATTCCGAACTTCCAATCTTCTTGGGTAACAATGGGGCCAGAAGTAGGAAAGCAATCATTATCATATGGATGTAATGACTTCGGAAGCACAATGATGGAAGAGAACGTAGTATCAGCAGCAGGAACGACACATAAAGTAAACACGAACCTAATACTACAATTAATTCGTGAGGCTGGGAAAGTTCCAGCACAGCGAGATACGAAATATAATACATTACGTGTCTTTGAGGAAGCAGAAAAAGTTGATAAAGACTTCGTTATTCAAAATTAA
- the dnaI gene encoding primosomal protein DnaI: MEPINRTLSKMMNVPKFKERYEMLKQELLNEPQIRSFIAANPELTEAEIEKSLPKLFEYKSQVRDCNECGSVEQCKNMMQGYHPVLIKSRNYIDIKYEACEMKIKSDAKKKHAERIKSLFMPRDVLEASFDKLDEAMHDSHDEDREAAIRRALDFVENYENKRSANGLYLYGPFGVGKTYIMGAIANRLAEKGISSLIVYSPEFFREMKNSIGDQTLQEKLETVKKVPILIFDDLGAETMTSWTRDEILGVILQYRMMEKLPTLYTSNYDYDELEEHLAYSQKNGIERVKAKRIMERIRHLTDSSFVGGKNRRN; encoded by the coding sequence ATGGAACCAATTAATCGTACGTTATCAAAAATGATGAACGTTCCAAAGTTTAAAGAACGATATGAGATGCTTAAACAAGAACTTTTAAATGAACCACAGATCCGTTCATTTATTGCTGCCAACCCAGAATTAACCGAAGCAGAGATTGAGAAAAGTCTGCCAAAGCTTTTTGAATATAAATCACAGGTTCGTGACTGCAATGAATGTGGATCAGTGGAACAATGTAAAAATATGATGCAAGGGTACCATCCTGTCCTTATTAAGAGTCGTAATTATATTGATATTAAATATGAAGCATGTGAGATGAAAATAAAGTCTGATGCCAAGAAAAAGCATGCAGAACGAATTAAAAGCTTATTTATGCCGAGGGATGTTTTAGAAGCAAGCTTTGATAAATTGGATGAAGCAATGCATGACTCCCATGATGAAGATAGAGAAGCGGCAATTCGTCGTGCTTTAGATTTTGTTGAAAACTATGAAAATAAACGAAGTGCAAACGGACTTTATTTGTACGGACCATTTGGTGTTGGGAAAACATATATTATGGGTGCAATCGCAAACAGATTAGCAGAAAAAGGCATTAGTTCACTAATTGTTTATTCGCCGGAATTTTTTAGAGAAATGAAAAACTCTATCGGAGATCAAACGTTGCAAGAAAAACTTGAAACGGTAAAAAAAGTACCTATATTAATATTCGATGACCTCGGTGCAGAAACGATGACAAGCTGGACGAGAGATGAAATTTTAGGTGTTATTTTACAATATCGTATGATGGAAAAACTTCCGACCCTTTATACGTCTAATTATGACTATGACGAATTGGAAGAACATTTAGCCTATTCACAAAAGAATGGGATTGAACGAGTGAAAGCAAAGCGAATTATGGAACGAATCCGCCATTTAACGGATAGTTCATTCGTTGGTGGAAAGAATAGGCGTAATTAA
- a CDS encoding replication initiation and membrane attachment family protein: protein MTAHWKELLAQDRFIVRTNGLLHEYHKKIVTMLYQPLIGATANSLYMTLLSLIEKDDLWGEELSHHSLMNLMGVDLKQIFLYRGKLEGLGLLNVYVKQVEENRYFIYELQPPLTPEQFFTDGSLEIFLFNRLGKKRFDQLKKQFITAKIDKSSYRNITKSFSEVFESVHASELMPSGSEELMNSLTLPNNIEHIDEKEGNGISVGEMETFDFQLLMDDLSTIFVPKEVITKEVKETILKLAYIYKINDALQMSKIIQNAFLHEEKINLELLKKEVQRWYQFEHENKLPFLSLRQQPKKFQQLSNKEPQTDEERTIKEYETLSPYDLLKERSGGGKPALTDLKVVEAIMFEQGLLPGVVNVLVDYVLYINNLKLPKAYVEKIAAYWSRKQIRTVQEAMALAREENKKYREWLSEKSQPQKATRKRQANVREDVLPKWMTEQKEKENQTKQEQPAKKAPSKNNLKERLRNMK, encoded by the coding sequence ATGACAGCACATTGGAAAGAGCTACTTGCTCAAGATCGATTTATCGTTCGGACGAACGGTCTACTGCACGAGTATCATAAAAAAATTGTTACAATGCTTTACCAACCATTGATTGGTGCTACAGCAAATAGTCTTTACATGACACTTTTGTCTCTCATTGAAAAAGATGATCTTTGGGGAGAGGAATTATCACACCATAGTTTAATGAATTTAATGGGCGTCGACTTAAAACAGATTTTTCTTTATCGAGGTAAACTGGAAGGTTTAGGCTTGCTTAATGTGTATGTCAAACAAGTGGAGGAAAATAGATACTTTATCTATGAATTACAACCACCACTAACTCCTGAACAATTTTTTACGGACGGATCTTTGGAAATTTTCTTATTTAATCGCCTTGGTAAGAAACGTTTCGATCAACTAAAAAAACAATTTATCACAGCAAAAATAGACAAGTCATCTTATCGGAACATTACCAAATCCTTTAGTGAAGTATTTGAATCTGTCCATGCAAGTGAACTAATGCCTTCAGGAAGTGAAGAATTAATGAATTCACTTACGCTTCCTAATAACATTGAACACATCGATGAAAAAGAAGGTAATGGAATTTCAGTTGGAGAAATGGAGACATTTGATTTTCAATTACTGATGGATGATTTATCAACTATTTTTGTGCCGAAAGAAGTTATTACAAAAGAAGTTAAAGAGACAATATTAAAGCTAGCTTATATATATAAAATTAATGATGCTTTGCAAATGAGTAAAATCATACAAAATGCCTTCTTGCATGAAGAAAAAATTAATCTTGAACTGCTGAAAAAAGAAGTGCAGCGCTGGTATCAATTTGAACATGAGAATAAATTGCCTTTCTTATCGTTACGACAACAACCGAAAAAATTTCAACAGTTATCGAACAAAGAGCCACAAACAGATGAAGAGAGAACGATTAAGGAGTATGAAACATTATCTCCTTATGATTTGCTTAAAGAACGTTCAGGCGGTGGAAAACCGGCTTTAACCGACTTGAAAGTAGTAGAAGCAATTATGTTTGAACAAGGGCTCTTGCCAGGTGTTGTAAACGTATTAGTCGACTATGTTTTATATATCAATAATTTAAAGCTACCGAAGGCATATGTCGAAAAAATAGCTGCTTATTGGTCACGTAAACAAATACGTACTGTCCAAGAAGCAATGGCGTTAGCAAGAGAAGAAAATAAAAAGTATAGAGAATGGTTAAGTGAAAAATCACAGCCACAAAAAGCAACGAGAAAACGTCAAGCAAATGTTCGTGAAGATGTCCTGCCGAAATGGATGACAGAGCAAAAGGAAAAAGAAAACCAAACGAAACAAGAACAACCAGCAAAAAAAGCACCAAGTAAAAATAATTTAAAAGAACGACTACGAAATATGAAGTAA
- the speD gene encoding adenosylmethionine decarboxylase, which produces MDTMGRHVISELWGCNTDKLNDMKFIEETFVNAALNAGAEIREVAFHKFAPHGVSGVVIISESHLTIHSFPEHGYASIDVYTCGDRIDPNVAATYIAEALGADKNESIEVPRGMGPIEVKQKLSAMS; this is translated from the coding sequence ATGGATACTATGGGACGTCACGTTATTTCTGAGCTTTGGGGATGTAACACTGACAAATTAAATGACATGAAATTTATTGAAGAAACGTTTGTAAATGCAGCATTAAATGCAGGTGCTGAAATTCGTGAGGTAGCATTTCATAAATTTGCTCCACACGGTGTTAGTGGTGTAGTTATTATTTCTGAATCACACTTAACTATTCACAGCTTTCCTGAGCATGGTTATGCGAGCATTGATGTATATACTTGTGGTGATCGAATTGATCCAAACGTTGCTGCTACATACATTGCAGAAGCGTTAGGAGCAGATAAGAATGAAAGTATTGAAGTTCCACGTGGGATGGGACCAATCGAAGTAAAACAAAAATTATCAGCAATGTCATAG
- a CDS encoding glyceraldehyde-3-phosphate dehydrogenase: MKAKIAINGFGRIGRMVFRQAMKNDNLEVVAINASYPAETLAHLIKYDTIHGTYDKEVKVGEGELLIDGHAVKLVSNRDPKQLPWNELNVDIVIEATGKFTSKETAGYHIEAGAKKVIITAPGKDEDITIVMGVNDSDYNHEKHDVISNASCTTNCLAPVAKVIDEKFGIVNGIMTTVHAYTNDQKNIDNPHKDLRRARACAQSIIPTTTGAAKAIAKVLPQLQGKLHGMALRVPTPNVSLVDLVVDLKREVSIEEVNAILKDAAEHELKGIMAFCDEPLVSIDFNGNENSAIVDGLSTMVMDGTKLKVLAWYDNEWGYSCRVVDLAVLVAKGIEAKMSV; encoded by the coding sequence ATGAAAGCAAAAATTGCAATTAATGGGTTTGGCCGTATTGGAAGAATGGTTTTCCGTCAAGCAATGAAAAATGATAATTTAGAGGTTGTAGCAATTAACGCAAGTTATCCAGCAGAGACGTTAGCACACCTTATTAAATATGATACAATTCATGGTACTTACGATAAAGAAGTAAAAGTGGGTGAAGGTGAATTATTAATTGATGGGCATGCTGTAAAGCTTGTCAGCAATCGTGACCCGAAGCAATTGCCTTGGAACGAACTAAATGTTGATATTGTAATTGAAGCTACTGGAAAGTTCACTTCAAAAGAGACAGCTGGATATCACATTGAAGCTGGAGCTAAAAAAGTAATTATAACAGCTCCTGGTAAAGATGAAGATATTACAATTGTTATGGGAGTAAATGATAGCGATTACAATCATGAAAAACATGATGTTATTTCAAACGCTTCTTGTACTACGAACTGCTTAGCTCCTGTTGCTAAAGTTATTGATGAGAAGTTTGGAATTGTAAATGGAATAATGACTACAGTTCATGCATATACAAATGACCAAAAGAACATTGATAATCCACATAAAGATTTACGCCGTGCACGTGCTTGTGCACAATCAATAATCCCAACAACAACTGGGGCTGCAAAAGCTATTGCAAAAGTGCTTCCACAACTTCAAGGAAAGCTTCATGGGATGGCATTACGTGTTCCAACACCGAATGTTTCTTTAGTTGACTTAGTAGTTGACTTAAAGCGTGAAGTTTCAATCGAAGAAGTGAATGCAATTTTAAAAGATGCAGCAGAGCATGAATTAAAAGGAATTATGGCATTCTGTGATGAGCCATTAGTTTCCATTGATTTCAATGGAAATGAAAACTCAGCTATTGTTGATGGCTTATCTACAATGGTGATGGACGGAACGAAATTAAAAGTACTTGCTTGGTATGATAATGAGTGGGGATACTCATGCCGTGTCGTTGATTTAGCGGTCCTTGTGGCAAAAGGTATTGAAGCAAAGATGTCAGTATAA
- the coaE gene encoding dephospho-CoA kinase (Dephospho-CoA kinase (CoaE) performs the final step in coenzyme A biosynthesis.) — MAQIIGITGGIASGKSTVTGMLRNRGYAIIDADIVAREVVEPGEEAYNLIVNHFGRKIIGENSFLDRQLLGEIIFNDQKEREVLNSIVHPAVRLRMNDKKDMYISEGRNTVIFDIPLLFESKLQYLVEKTILVYVNAETQLQRLMKRNEFSEQEAVARIRSQMPLDDKRPLADIIINNNGTVGETEEQLEKIIINWNLSV, encoded by the coding sequence ATGGCACAAATTATTGGAATTACAGGTGGAATTGCAAGTGGGAAAAGTACAGTAACAGGTATGCTCCGTAACCGAGGATACGCAATCATCGATGCAGATATCGTTGCAAGAGAAGTCGTCGAGCCAGGTGAAGAAGCTTATAATCTTATTGTCAATCATTTCGGGAGAAAGATAATCGGGGAAAACAGTTTTTTAGATCGACAACTACTTGGTGAAATTATTTTTAATGATCAAAAGGAAAGAGAAGTATTAAACAGTATCGTTCATCCAGCAGTTCGTTTGCGGATGAACGATAAAAAAGATATGTACATAAGTGAAGGTCGTAACACAGTGATTTTTGATATTCCATTGCTCTTTGAAAGTAAACTACAGTATCTCGTTGAAAAAACAATATTAGTTTATGTAAACGCGGAAACACAATTACAACGATTAATGAAAAGAAACGAATTCTCAGAGCAAGAGGCTGTAGCGAGAATACGTTCACAAATGCCTTTGGACGATAAGCGCCCATTAGCGGATATAATCATAAATAATAATGGTACAGTAGGCGAAACAGAGGAGCAACTTGAAAAAATCATCATAAATTGGAATTTATCTGTATAA
- the ytaF gene encoding sporulation membrane protein YtaF, producing the protein MTQLLSLLLLAFAVSLDSYSVGFTYGVRKMFLPFRSIVIIACCSAITLLFAMGIGGIIVQFLSPSIAEKIGGIILIGIGAWVLYQVFRPERSEKNVSVKETIIKFEIRSLGIVIQILRKPTAADFDKSGTITGIEAVLLGVALSLDAFAAGIGAVLIGYSPWIMAISVAVMSSLFVTFGMKCGHFFSNFKWMDKFSFLPGLILIILGIWKF; encoded by the coding sequence ATGACACAATTGCTTTCGTTATTACTTCTAGCATTTGCAGTAAGTTTAGATAGTTATTCCGTAGGGTTTACTTACGGTGTTCGAAAGATGTTTTTACCATTTAGATCAATTGTTATTATCGCGTGTTGCTCCGCAATAACATTGTTATTTGCGATGGGAATTGGCGGAATAATCGTTCAATTTTTATCACCGAGCATTGCTGAAAAAATTGGTGGCATTATTTTAATTGGGATTGGAGCTTGGGTACTGTACCAAGTGTTCAGACCAGAAAGATCTGAGAAGAATGTCAGTGTTAAAGAAACAATAATTAAATTTGAAATTCGTTCATTAGGAATTGTTATCCAAATATTACGAAAACCAACTGCAGCTGATTTTGATAAATCTGGAACAATTACAGGAATAGAGGCAGTCCTACTCGGGGTTGCTCTTTCATTAGATGCTTTTGCAGCTGGAATTGGGGCGGTCTTAATCGGATATTCACCTTGGATTATGGCTATATCAGTAGCAGTTATGAGTTCATTATTTGTAACATTCGGCATGAAGTGTGGGCATTTTTTTTCTAATTTTAAATGGATGGATAAATTTTCGTTCCTTCCAGGTTTAATCTTAATTATTTTAGGGATTTGGAAATTCTGA
- the mutM gene encoding DNA-formamidopyrimidine glycosylase, which yields MPELPEVETVRRTLVQLVLNKTIKDVDVFWPNIIKKPADIEQFKHLLLGQTIHDIDRRGKFLKFMLDDYVLLSHLRMEGRYVFQKADEIEDHDKHTHVIFSFTDGSRLLYRDVRKFGTMHIFTKGEEEKSKPLAQLGLEPFSDKFTEEHLYKGLKKTERSIKVALLDQQIVVGLGNIYVDEALFKANIHPMRKAATIKKREIGPLHKAVVQTLQEAVDRGGSTIRSYVNSQGEMGMFQLQLNVYAQNGKPCPNCGHEIEKTVVGGRGTHYCPKCQKI from the coding sequence ATGCCAGAACTACCTGAAGTAGAAACGGTAAGAAGAACATTAGTTCAACTAGTATTAAACAAGACAATAAAAGATGTCGACGTATTTTGGCCAAACATTATAAAGAAGCCAGCAGATATTGAACAATTTAAACATTTACTTCTCGGACAAACAATCCATGACATTGATCGACGAGGAAAGTTTTTAAAATTCATGCTAGATGACTATGTTTTATTATCACATTTAAGGATGGAAGGTCGTTATGTTTTTCAGAAAGCGGATGAAATAGAGGATCATGATAAACATACACATGTCATTTTCTCATTTACGGATGGAAGTCGTCTCCTGTATCGTGATGTCCGTAAGTTTGGCACGATGCATATATTTACTAAAGGCGAGGAAGAAAAAAGTAAACCTTTAGCTCAATTAGGGCTCGAGCCATTCTCAGATAAATTTACCGAAGAACATTTATACAAAGGCTTAAAAAAGACAGAACGCTCGATTAAAGTAGCATTACTCGATCAACAAATTGTCGTTGGGCTTGGCAATATTTATGTCGATGAAGCATTATTTAAAGCGAACATTCATCCAATGCGTAAAGCGGCAACAATTAAAAAAAGAGAAATAGGGCCTTTACATAAAGCGGTTGTACAAACATTACAAGAAGCAGTGGACCGCGGTGGCAGCACGATTCGTTCCTATGTAAATTCACAAGGTGAGATGGGGATGTTTCAGCTGCAATTAAATGTTTATGCGCAAAATGGTAAGCCATGTCCAAATTGTGGACATGAAATCGAAAAAACTGTCGTCGGAGGAAGAGGGACACATTATTGTCCTAAGTGTCAGAAGATTTAA
- the polA gene encoding DNA polymerase I, which yields MGKKVVLIDGNSIAYRAFFALPLLNNDKGVYTNAVYGFTTMLLKIIEEEKPSHLLVAFDAGKTTFRHKTFTEYKGGRQKTPPELSEQFPLIRELLDAFNIKRFELADYEADDIIGTISKDAANDGLEVKVFSGDKDLLQLVSDKITVAINRKGISEVDTYDEELIAEKYGIPPLAIIDMKGLMGDTSDNIPGVPGVGEKTALKLLKQFGSLEETLQSIDQVSGAKLKEKLADNKEQALMSKKLATIYRDVPLPLSVDDLAYSGFEVEKVANIFNELGFNSLISRIGGEEVEQSEVKVEDISYEILSTFKAETFTSETALHVEMIDDHYHQSPILGISLANETGNFFLPVDIAKQSEEFKNWAESENNKKIVFDGKMAIVSLKWQGITLNGVDFDVHLASYLVNPNDSSDKVAEVAKIHGVTFVKDDEAVYGKGAKQKVPETDHLADHVARKAFAIRLLKEKLEEKMKESDLVKLYEELEFPLSKILAEMEYTGIKVDVSRLQEMGKDLSERIKNLENEIHEIAGTEFNINSPKQLGEVLFEKLELPPVKKTKTGYSTSADVLEKLSNKHPIIEKILLFRQLGKLNSTYIEGLLKVVNENTGKVNTRFNQALTQTGRLSSIDPNLQNIPIRLEEGRKIRQAFTAEKEGWLIFAADYSQVELRVLAHIADDAKLVEAFREGLDIHTKTAMDVFNVSEEEVTSEMRRSAKAVNFGIVYGISDYGLSQSLNITRKEAASFIEKYFESFPGVKQYMADIVQQAKQEGYVTTLFNRRRYLPEITSRNFNLRSFAERTAMNTPIQGSAADIIKVAMVKMAKRLKDEKLQTKMLLQVHDELIFEAPEDEIEKLKEIVPDVMENAMQLKVPLKVDYSFGPSWYDAK from the coding sequence ATGGGGAAAAAAGTAGTTTTAATAGATGGTAACAGCATAGCATACCGTGCCTTTTTTGCACTTCCTTTATTAAATAATGATAAAGGTGTATATACGAATGCGGTGTATGGTTTTACAACGATGTTACTAAAGATCATTGAAGAAGAAAAACCGAGTCACTTATTAGTTGCATTTGACGCTGGAAAAACAACGTTCAGACACAAAACATTTACTGAGTATAAAGGTGGAAGGCAAAAAACACCACCAGAACTTTCTGAGCAATTTCCATTAATACGTGAATTGCTTGATGCATTTAACATTAAGCGATTCGAATTAGCGGATTATGAAGCGGACGATATTATCGGTACAATCTCAAAAGATGCTGCCAATGATGGTCTTGAAGTGAAAGTTTTTTCTGGAGACAAAGATTTACTTCAACTTGTTTCTGATAAAATTACAGTTGCAATAAACCGTAAAGGTATTTCTGAAGTAGATACATATGATGAAGAGTTGATTGCTGAAAAGTATGGAATACCACCTCTAGCAATTATTGATATGAAAGGTTTAATGGGAGATACATCGGACAATATTCCAGGCGTTCCTGGAGTAGGGGAAAAGACGGCGCTAAAATTATTAAAACAATTCGGTTCACTTGAAGAAACCTTACAATCTATCGACCAAGTTTCTGGAGCGAAATTGAAAGAAAAATTAGCAGACAATAAAGAGCAAGCACTAATGAGTAAAAAACTTGCGACAATTTATCGTGATGTGCCTTTACCATTAAGTGTAGATGACTTAGCATATTCCGGTTTTGAAGTTGAGAAAGTAGCAAATATATTTAACGAGCTTGGCTTTAACTCTTTAATAAGCCGGATCGGTGGAGAAGAAGTAGAGCAAAGTGAAGTGAAAGTCGAAGATATTTCCTATGAAATATTATCAACGTTTAAAGCAGAGACGTTTACATCAGAAACAGCATTGCATGTTGAAATGATTGACGATCATTACCATCAGTCTCCGATATTAGGTATCTCGCTAGCTAATGAGACCGGCAACTTTTTCTTGCCAGTTGATATTGCGAAACAATCCGAAGAATTTAAGAACTGGGCTGAAAGCGAAAACAATAAAAAGATTGTTTTTGATGGAAAAATGGCAATCGTTTCATTAAAATGGCAAGGGATAACACTAAATGGCGTAGATTTTGATGTTCACTTAGCCTCCTATTTAGTAAATCCAAATGATTCTAGTGACAAAGTAGCGGAAGTAGCAAAAATACATGGCGTTACCTTTGTGAAAGATGACGAAGCTGTATATGGCAAAGGTGCAAAACAAAAAGTACCAGAAACTGATCATTTAGCAGACCATGTTGCAAGGAAAGCTTTTGCAATTAGACTTTTAAAAGAAAAGCTAGAAGAGAAAATGAAAGAAAGCGACTTAGTAAAATTATACGAAGAGCTTGAATTTCCACTTTCGAAAATATTAGCGGAAATGGAGTACACAGGTATTAAAGTAGATGTTTCAAGGTTGCAAGAAATGGGCAAAGATTTAAGTGAGCGTATTAAAAACCTTGAAAATGAAATTCATGAAATTGCCGGAACAGAATTTAATATCAATTCGCCAAAACAACTTGGTGAAGTGCTTTTTGAAAAGCTGGAATTACCACCTGTCAAGAAGACTAAAACAGGCTATTCCACTTCAGCTGACGTGTTAGAAAAACTAAGTAACAAGCATCCTATCATCGAGAAAATATTGTTATTTAGACAATTAGGTAAGTTGAATTCCACATATATTGAAGGATTATTGAAAGTTGTTAATGAGAATACAGGAAAAGTTAATACACGTTTTAACCAAGCGTTAACACAAACAGGTCGTTTAAGCTCAATAGATCCAAACTTACAAAACATTCCGATCCGACTTGAAGAAGGACGAAAAATAAGACAAGCTTTCACAGCGGAAAAAGAAGGCTGGCTCATCTTTGCTGCGGACTACTCACAAGTTGAGCTTCGCGTATTAGCTCACATAGCTGATGATGCTAAACTTGTTGAAGCATTCCGTGAAGGATTAGATATTCATACAAAAACGGCGATGGATGTATTTAATGTTTCGGAAGAGGAAGTTACATCAGAAATGAGAAGAAGTGCTAAAGCAGTAAACTTCGGTATTGTTTATGGCATTAGTGATTACGGATTATCGCAAAGTTTAAACATTACAAGAAAAGAAGCAGCTTCATTTATTGAGAAATATTTTGAAAGCTTCCCAGGTGTTAAACAATACATGGCAGACATCGTCCAACAAGCAAAGCAAGAAGGTTATGTGACGACATTATTTAACCGTCGTAGATATTTACCAGAGATTACGAGTCGTAACTTCAATCTCCGTAGCTTTGCCGAAAGAACAGCAATGAATACACCAATTCAAGGTAGTGCGGCAGACATCATTAAAGTTGCCATGGTAAAAATGGCGAAGCGTTTAAAAGATGAAAAGTTGCAAACGAAAATGCTTCTGCAAGTACATGATGAATTAATTTTTGAAGCACCGGAAGATGAAATTGAAAAGCTAAAGGAAATTGTTCCTGATGTGATGGAAAATGCGATGCAACTAAAAGTCCCTCTTAAAGTAGACTACTCTTTTGGTCCATCTTGGTATGATGCAAAATAA